From the genome of Branchiostoma floridae strain S238N-H82 chromosome 8, Bfl_VNyyK, whole genome shotgun sequence:
agcattaagTCCTTGCAGGTCTGTAGATGATTGCAGGTAAATTTTAACAAGAGATAGCTGATCAAAAGCCATGACAATGGAGTGCTTTATAACAAGTTAATAATATAGAGGCCATAGCCATGCAGAGAACCTGTGCACTTCAGACTAGAGGCACCACTTACCTGCAGGGGGAGGAAGAGCAGGCATAGTGCGCGAACGTTCCGACTGTCTGCCGGGAGGATATGGTTATGGAACGTCAGCCCTGTGCCGATCAGCACGATCGAAATGAGCAGGAGGAGGCTCCTCGTCCTACGACAGcgagacagaaaaaaaacagaggaggaagaaaaaatattctCACCTGAAGCGGAATTATAAACATGAAGATTTTCTTGTCCTTGTCGGAAAGGATGTGTTTGACGAAGGCCCAGCCTGTGCCGATCAGAACGATCGTGATGAAGAGGACACATCCCCGCAATCTGCAAAAGTCATTTTGATTGGAAGGACTGTGATTGGTCTACATCTACAGATGATTGGAGAGACACAGAATTTTCTCACAAAGGATCTAATTTCTTTCCCCTATGAGAGCTGattcaaacaaaaagtttttaaaacaaagaaGCTAGCTGACTGTTAGTTTGGAaatgttttgttctttctttgtttaatcaaataaaacagaacaaagagGACACAGGAGGTTAGAACAGCCACGTTACGGGGAGAGACTGAGCACCGATAAAGAGACCTGGACACAAGGACAAGAAGACACAAACTGTAGCTATCATTATCTACAATTGGAGGAAGATCTTTAAGATCTTAACAATCCTAATGTCGAAAGAAGAGCAGTGGTAATCTTCAGGTTAGTCAATCAAATAATACATCAATCAAGAAATCAATCACTTtctaaacaatgaaaaacaatGATCTTATAAGGTACAAACAGTGCATGACAATATCCATTTTACATAAACTGCAGCACTCACAGGTACACTATGTAGTACAGGACAGCCCAGGCTTCCTCTGGTGACCCCTCAACAGCAATAAAGTGATAGTTCACCTGTAAAAGGACATCACCTCATCAAAAAGCTGCTGTTTCTGCCTGAATAATAGTTTCTTTCACGGCGCAACACAAAACTTAAAGAACAAAATAAGAGACTATGCACTGTTAATATAATTTTTAATGTTGAAATGTAAAGAAGAATCTTATATGCAAATTTGATTAACAGACAATATCCACCAACTGTAAATGTATATTAAAACCATATACTAACATTGGAAAAAGATGCAGGGCAAAAAACTTatccagtgttctcgccaggccttttcagcatagcgggccgatacgctgtgggctggaaaaatgacgctgtaaaacgcccgctacgctgctttttcatccagcgtagcggcaaaaaaatggggaataaaagaaaaaatatcgtagtaaaaatacataggcacgcgccaagcacgcgccttcgctgtttcaggaagttatcaactcgaagggaggtgttttacagcaccgGCCCGCCGTACCGCTGTCTCGCAGCCggcagcccctcccaccccttGCGTTCCCGCGCgcggaaatgtaaacacagacgCGAGAGGGCCTTGCCCGCACGTGATTAGCTGGGTGGGAtctctccccggaacagccgaTGTGCATAAGGGAGCGGCGTTGATAAACAGAGGCTGTTACTCGTGGCAGttgcgtctttctttttcagtacggaaaatagaagcaattatttctgacacatttctagagcaagaacgggtcgcgttccaaaatttcctgttctaaattttgcgtgtgccgccctgcgttcgtgccaaaaaaaatataaaatgagtagcgcgtgtgctgcgagtgatcagtggggtgggatccctccccggaacagccagttcccggggaatgtccttatttggggagctgggttgaccaacataggctgttactgatagttgcgtaatttttatttcagcacgggaaatagaatcaattctttccgacataattctggagcaagagtgggtcgctttcccaaaattcctgttctaaatttgaagctctgtATCGGCATCAAgatacaaaccatcgtaagtttgtatgtaaaacccgggcgttAGTTTCGCCGACAAGCCCCGtgtggccccgcccacaaacCGCCAGGGCAGTGTCGGCATCTTTCCAATTtgatcaaagggccgccggctatcaatcaaacgcggctgttgtttacagtttcagtcatgtgccgtgtgcaagtttacagcgaacttcatgctacgtaacattacattccttggaccttctttcccacagcggtgcttctacgaaatatttattagactgtaacactgagtcccacatgttttaaagaatggaaTCTGACGCGGAATAGCGGTTTTTACCgggtattttcttgaaacatgtccgttggAATATCGTCTAAACTCTaacggcgaggcggcgacgcagggagaccgtcaacaacagtcgtaCGGCAAGGCGGCTAACagcgatactagcgctataaacaagcgcttcaacttcggatggcaaccaggacaatttttttaagtactgttgagctgagtaaagtttgttgtttatgagtttttagttgtctgtgaagctttgacccgaaatattgttacgtcaaactgctgaagagaagttaagtgactgctgcgattatcgtagatatggccctaaagaaatgataaaataagccttctcaatagcctaaaatgcaagagcttccggggggcttcgccccccctgggtccccccaccggggctctgccttcagcggcccccggacccctgcccgacactgtgaaaaattcctggcgagaacactgttATCTGTACAATCAATATGATATAACAGGAAGCACCCATGATAAATATTTGATACGTACTGCGTGAAACATGAGTGACATAGCCTTGACCATGACCAGGGCTGCCATCAGGTAATGGATCTTGAACACATCTCCCCTGGGATAAACAGACATGTGTCAGTATGACTCAGTACACATCAGGGCTACTCCTGCTGAGACCCTAACCACCCACAAAGTCTTATTCTACAAAAACTAAAACTTAAGGAACAACTATCCAAACTAAAAGACTACACACTTCATATAATTTTCATTATTGAAATGTACCTAAATTACCACACAGAAGAGCCTATCAAACAGACAATATCCAGCAACTGTAGATGGGCTACTCCTGCTGAAACCTTCACCACTAAACATGTCTTATTCTACAAAAAAACTACAAACTTTGAACAGTGTAGTAGAATTATATCAAGCATACCGATAGTTTTTTTCTCAATCATACCACAAGCATCAGTTATGTGATGAAACATGACTTTCATGTTTTAAGTGTTGCCCTAATATATGCACAGGTTTTCCTTTAAGATTAAAAATTCCATTCTGATGTGCGTCAAAATATTAaccaaactgaaaaaaaagcattttctgCAGAAGACTTAATTTGGGATAACACACTCGTGCAGTCACATAACCTGCGAGAGAGTGACCTTCAACTCCCATGTCACATGACCCTTCATAGCTGATGAAATATGACGGATACCATATGAAAGCTTCTCGCCAGCAGCAAACTAGTCATGAGTACCGGGTAACAGTTTAATTTTTTAGATTCCTGTGATACAAATATTCTTCAACTTACTTCCTCTTCCTGAGTATGTGGATCCACAGACAGCCAGTCAGGAAGAAGACTCCCATCATGGTCAGGTACACAGGAGGCAGGGGGACCTGGGGAAACAGATAATGGGTTAAGCAAACTATCTCAGTATCTGTAGCTTCTTCAGTATAGGCTCTGTGGATAGCTTTATAACATCCCTGTATCTTGACTGGTCCTCACTCAAGCTTTAAATAGGATTTTATACCAGGGGGTCAAAAATTCTCGGATAGTCACGGCAAGTGATATCGATGTAAGTATTGTAAGGGgagtctgggggcatccaccttccatggtgcagagttttagatggttttaagttaaaattGTAAGGTATTCCGAGGAGCAAAATtgctgtcagagaggtcacagttgaagactgacCTCGTAGCATCCTTGGTCAATCAGACTTTatacttgtcagaggatctgctccccagtgtaagggtggCTAGTGTGTCCAGTACATGCAAGCGGCTTAGCCTGGTTAAAAGCCTATCCTCACTAGAAAACAGTACTATTTTTACCCAGGTAACAAaagataaaaaggaaaaaagacaCTGACCTCTCCAGCAGACAGGTAGTTGTCATTGTTCATCTCCACCACGTCCACCTGCATGCTGATGGTCACCTTGGACTTGCTGTCCTCCACGGAGTgtttgttgtaacagttgtggAACCTAAGGTTGTACAGACCCTCCTCTTCAAGGTCTTTGATGGCCACAAAGAACTGAAACAACCACAACAAAGACATCATCACTACAACCTCAGCTTGTACAGACACTCTTCTTCAAGGTCTTTGATGGCCACAAAGAACTGAAACAACCACAACAAAGACATCATCACTACAACCTCAGCTTGTAAAGACACTCTTCTTCAAGGTCTTTGATGGCCACAAAGAACTGAAACAACCAGAACAAAGAAATAGTACAATATataatgcttaactttcttccaatactAAGATGTACACAGatcaattttcaatgaccactgtggccttcttcaggatcaatatcAGGTTAACAAAGACACCATcacttctacatgtacgtaTCTGTCACATTCTGCTGGTGTATGTGTTACATCAAAGGACAGTTaaaccagctatatagatacagatacatattatatatttgGTAAGATTTAAGAAAAAGTTACATTCTTTACAAAAATATCTACAAGTTCTATAATAATAGAATCCTGCTTACAGTTAAATTGTACACTGCTTCTTTGGACTTCTCCTGTCCCATTGGAAGATTGAACAGTAAGGGGTGTTCCATCAATGGTTCAGCATCCTGTTCACTTTCATCCTCCtctttttcctcttcttctgccGTCTGTTCAGATTTCTCACCATCCTCACCCTCCTTCTCTACATCTGGTTCTTCTGCCTTGTCACCAGGATTTTCTACAATTTCCtcttctttgtcttcttctttggcTGGATCCTCTCCTTTTGTATCATCCTCAGTTTTGTCCTTTCCCTTTTCTTGTGTATCCACACCGTCTGGCTGATCACCCCCTGCTTTTGTCTCTTCTTCTATATCTTTAGTTTTGTCTTTTGGGTCTGTTTCTTCTCCTGTTACAAAGTATCATAAGTACAAGATGTATGGTCAGATCTGATCACAAGCTTTTGTACACTGAgatgatacaagaaaaaaattaataacataATCCTTTGAGAGATGACTGCTTACCTGTGGGTTGTTTCTTTGGGTTATCAATTTCTTCTGCCTGTCGTTTTGTTTTGACCATCTTCCTCAGTGACTTGCCCCCACTGGGCGGTACTCTGTGtgacttgtacatgttgtattctGTCTCGTTGTGGTAAATGTCCAGGGCCTTCAAGTTGTCGCCTATTCTTCTGAGGGTCACCCTGGTAAAGGGAATAACATAAGATAAGAATAGGGCAAGGTAACAAACTCAACACTGTAAACATTGCTGCATTTGTGTAATGTTAAGTTACACTGTTTATGTGTGTTACTGTATGCTTGTAACTGAAACTGCAAACGCTAATGGATAACAAGGGACAACAGATAAAAGGTATGACATACATGAAGGAAAGGTTCATTTAAAATTAGAATGATTTATCATTTTAATTTAACTATTTAATTGCCAGTAAGAGAACTCTCTAagacttttaaacttttttcccTCAATTTGTTCCCTTACTGTGTTCCTGATATCCCTACAACTTTACATTAGAATACCCTTTAGGATAACCCATATATTACATTCTCCTCCCCATCTTTCTTTGACTCAAACTTCGTAAGTCTAGGAGCTACTTACGTGCTGTTGCTAAGGTTGAAGGTGAACAGAACCACTGTCAGGTCATCGTCCTTTCCACCCACCTCCTTAACCTTGTTCAAAATACAGTCTTCTGCTGTGTTCTCCTATAGATGTACAGAATGATGTCTGTGTTATACATGCAGTACTCATATTACACACAATACAAGGCAATGTTATCATTGGCCAAACTGGCTATACTTTTAGCTTTGATAGACAATTAAAATTGTACATAAAATATTCCAACTTCATGAAAAACAGTTGTGTTGCATCATTGGTCTATAAGCAATTCTACTTTGCTGCCAATATGTTGTTGCAAATAGTGTTGGGGAATCAAAAACAAGGTGCATGGGAAAAATAATGTTTGTAAGTACATGTTTACAACTTGATGCATACCAGATAGTTGGATATTCCATCACTGCTTGTCTTGTCCAAACTGAGGCCAAACTGCAAGTCAAACAGGAAAAGGAACAACATGTTAGTTGTATTGCTCTCAACATTCACATTTATCAGTCAATGTACACATGTGATGTACCAAGAACCTAGCTCTATAgatgacaaaaaaaagaaactcttcaataaataaaacaagTGTGTGAAGCCTTGCCAGTGTGAACAACTACTTCTTCTATTAGATACTTTCTATGCCCACATGTGGATGAGATAATTGTTTTTCTACTTACCATGGAGTCCATGTTAGGTAAGGGTGTTGGCACATGGACCTTGAATCCTGTCACCTGCACAGACAGGGTTCCCCCCTTCAGGAAGCCGAAAGTGCTCAGGTCCACATAGGACCTTTTCTCATTCTGAGGATGTCACAGAAGTCAAAGGTCAGAGTTTGGACCAGACTAATATACAGTTAAATCAATAAATTCAATTTATgcataaaatgtaaaatatttccCCCTCAGTAGTATGTACGTATTTCAGACATACAATGAGTATTGATTGAAGCATCATGTCAAAACTAAGTGAAGATATTTACAAATACAGTTTGTACATCAGTATATGACTATGAGTCATGCATTTTTCCTAGCGACCCTATGCATTATTTTCTTTGTAAACAAAAGCCATGAGATATGATCGGGTAAGTCTGAAGGTGGACTTTTATCACCTCTTACTTTTAGTCTATAgtctatacaaatgtatttctttaaaTCTTACTTTGAAAGTAGTTTTTTACAGCTTGTCACTGTGGTggcaaagtactagtagtttttttATCCTTGGTTGGATGCTGCCTTACTCCAACACTTCTAGTCAGTCTGGATCATTGGTAACT
Proteins encoded in this window:
- the LOC118421707 gene encoding protein GPR107-like isoform X2 — encoded protein: MATRKISLKVLWISLVISSFLWAAEGRKHHLVLQNEKRSYVDLSTFGFLKGGTLSVQVTGFKVHVPTPLPNMDSMFGLSLDKTSSDGISNYLENTAEDCILNKVKEVGGKDDDLTVVLFTFNLSNSTVTLRRIGDNLKALDIYHNETEYNMYKSHRVPPSGGKSLRKMVKTKRQAEEIDNPKKQPTGEETDPKDKTKDIEEETKAGGDQPDGVDTQEKGKDKTEDDTKGEDPAKEEDKEEEIVENPGDKAEEPDVEKEGEDGEKSEQTAEEEEKEEDESEQDAEPLMEHPLLFNLPMGQEKSKEAVYNLTFFVAIKDLEEEGLYNLRFHNCYNKHSVEDSKSKVTISMQVDVVEMNNDNYLSAGEVPLPPVYLTMMGVFFLTGCLWIHILRKRKGDVFKIHYLMAALVMVKAMSLMFHAVNYHFIAVEGSPEEAWAVLYYIVYLLRGCVLFITIVLIGTGWAFVKHILSDKDKKIFMFIIPLQVLANVAYIITESTEEGNSQYRLWREVFILVDLLCCGAILFPVVWSIRHLQEASQTDGKAAISLQKLKLFRHFYVMIVCYIYFTRIIVYLLKITVPFQYEWLGQFFAELATYVFFVMTGYKFRPASNNPYLQVSQDDEDIEMEEVVTETGWNEGVVRVNQGGKVVSTQDSLANPKPRDNSHDA
- the LOC118421707 gene encoding protein GPR107-like isoform X1, with amino-acid sequence MATRKISLKVLWISLVISSFLWAAEGRKHHLVLQNEKRSYVDLSTFGFLKGGTLSVQVTGFKVHVPTPLPNMDSMFGLSLDKTSSDGISNYLENTAEDCILNKVKEVGGKDDDLTVVLFTFNLSNSTVTLRRIGDNLKALDIYHNETEYNMYKSHRVPPSGGKSLRKMVKTKRQAEEIDNPKKQPTGEETDPKDKTKDIEEETKAGGDQPDGVDTQEKGKDKTEDDTKGEDPAKEEDKEEEIVENPGDKAEEPDVEKEGEDGEKSEQTAEEEEKEEDESEQDAEPLMEHPLLFNLPMGQEKSKEAVYNLTFFVAIKDLEEEGLYNLRFHNCYNKHSVEDSKSKVTISMQVDVVEMNNDNYLSAGEVPLPPVYLTMMGVFFLTGCLWIHILRKRKGDVFKIHYLMAALVMVKAMSLMFHAVNYHFIAVEGSPEEAWAVLYYIVYLTRSLLLLISIVLIGTGLTFHNHILPADSRNVRALCLLFLPLQVLANVAYIITESTEEGNSQYRLWREVFILVDLLCCGAILFPVVWSIRHLQEASQTDGKAAISLQKLKLFRHFYVMIVCYIYFTRIIVYLLKITVPFQYEWLGQFFAELATYVFFVMTGYKFRPASNNPYLQVSQDDEDIEMEEVVTETGWNEGVVRVNQGGKVVSTQDSLANPKPRDNSHDA
- the LOC118421707 gene encoding protein GPR107-like isoform X3, producing MATRKISLKVLWISLVISSFLWAAEGRKHHLVLQNEKRSYVDLSTFGFLKGGTLSVQVTGFKVHVPTPLPNMDSMFGLSLDKTSSDGISNYLENTAEDCILNKVKEVGGKDDDLTVVLFTFNLSNSTVTLRRIGDNLKALDIYHNETEYNMYKSHRVPPSGGKSLRKMVKTKRQAEEIDNPKKQPTGEETDPKDKTKDIEEETKAGGDQPDGVDTQEKGKDKTEDDTKGEDPAKEEDKEEEIVENPGDKAEEPDVEKEGEDGEKSEQTAEEEEKEEDESEQDAEPLMEHPLLFNLPMGQEKSKEAVYNLTFFVAIKDLEEEGLYNLRFHNCYNKHSVEDSKSKVTISMQVDVVEMNNDNYLSAGEVPLPPVYLTMMGVFFLTGCLWIHILRKRKGDVFKIHYLMAALVMVKAMSLMFHAVNYHFIAVEGSPEEAWAVLYYIVYLTRSLLLLISIVLIGTGLTFHNHILPADSRNVRALCLLFLPLQVLANVAYIITESTEEGNSQYRLWREVFILVDLLCCGAILFPVVWSIRHLQEASQTDGKAAISLQKLKLFRHFYVMIVCYIYFTRIIVYLLKITVPFQYEWLGQFFAELATYVFFVMTGYKFRPASNNPYLQVSQDDEDIEMEEVRVAGSEGKMVSP
- the LOC118421707 gene encoding protein GPR107-like isoform X4; this translates as MATRKISLKVLWISLVISSFLWAAEGRKHHLVLQNEKRSYVDLSTFGFLKGGTLSVQVTGFKVHVPTPLPNMDSMFGLSLDKTSSDGISNYLENTAEDCILNKVKEVGGKDDDLTVVLFTFNLSNSTVTLRRIGDNLKALDIYHNETEYNMYKSHRVPPSGGKSLRKMVKTKRQAEEIDNPKKQPTGEETDPKDKTKDIEEETKAGGDQPDGVDTQEKGKDKTEDDTKGEDPAKEEDKEEEIVENPGDKAEEPDVEKEGEDGEKSEQTAEEEEKEEDESEQDAEPLMEHPLLFNLPMGQEKSKEAVYNLTFFVAIKDLEEEGLYNLRFHNCYNKHSVEDSKSKVTISMQVDVVEMNNDNYLSAGEVPLPPVYLTMMGVFFLTGCLWIHILRKRKGDVFKIHYLMAALVMVKAMSLMFHAVNYHFIAVEGSPEEAWAVLYYIVYLTRSLLLLISIVLIGTGLTFHNHILPADSRNVRALCLLFLPLQVLANVAYIITESTEEGNSQYRLWREVFILVDLLCCGAILFPVVWSIRHLQEASQTDGKAAISLQKLKLFRHFYVMIVCYIYFTRIIVYLLKITVPFQYEWLGQFFAELATYVFFVMTGYKFRPASNNPYLQVSQDDEDIEMEEVVAGSEGKMVSP